A single Neospora caninum Liverpool complete genome, chromosome VIIb DNA region contains:
- a CDS encoding putative DnaJ protein, protein MVLAAKQNLYSVLGVKRNASADEIKKAYRKLSMKYHPDKNKEPNAEAKFKEISFAYEVLNNAEKRQVYDEYGEEGLERLQSGMQQASHPFGDIFSDFFGGGFGGRTRETPKAPPSTVRLNVSLEQLYKGETLDISFARPVMCMHADDCFTKKPDCKGPGLRVITQQMGPGFIVQNQIQDDTCVDQGKAWRPRCKECPNGITEPETAQLSATIEPGMREGDEIVFDGVGEHKMGHEPGDLVLVIHELPHKRRFS, encoded by the exons ATGGTGCTTGCTGCAAAGCAGAATTTGTATTCTGTTCTCGGTGTAAAGCGCAACGCCAGCGCTGACGAAATAAAAAAGGCTTACCGGAAGCTGTCAATGAAGTACCATCCTGATAAGAATAAGGAACCCAATGCTGAAGCAAAGTTCAAGGAAATATCCTTTGCGTATGAAGTACTGAACAACGCGGAGAAACGTCAGGTCTATGACGAATATGGGGAAGAGGGACTCGAAAG GCTTCAGTCCGGCATGCAACAAGCATCACATCCATTTGGAGATATCTTCTCCGACTTCTTCGGCGGTGGATTTGGAGGGAGAACTCGAGAGACTCCCAAAGCACCGCCGTCAACCGTGCGGCTCAATGTGTCGCTGGAGCAGCTGTATAAAGGGGAGACGCTTGACATTTCGTTCGCTAGGCCAGttatgtgcatgcatgctgaCGACTGCTTTACAAAGAAACCAGACTGCAAGGGACCCGGCCTTCGAGTGATCACGCAGCAAATGGGCCCCGGTTTCATTGTGCAGAATCAAATTCAAGATGACACGTGCGTCGACCAAGGGAAAGCCTGGAGGCCACGGTGCAAG GAGTGCCCGAATGGCATTACGGAACCTGAAACGGCGCAACTGTCGGCCACCATTGAACCAGGAATGCGTGAAGGAGATGAAATTGTTTTTGACGGCGTGGGAGAACACAAGATGGGCCACGAGCCGGGTGACTTGGTTTTAGTCATACATGAACTCCCTCATAAACG TAGATTTTCATAG